The Mastacembelus armatus chromosome 9, fMasArm1.2, whole genome shotgun sequence genome contains a region encoding:
- the LOC113138741 gene encoding PDZ and LIM domain protein 5-like has protein sequence MIKGPAATQGHSPQAGMITPSFGMKGNGSTSVPRGPVPARPVPQPHPKDEDTLVQMAEHIPAGTRTPMCAHCNMVIRGPFLVAMGKSWHKEEFNCAHCHMSLADIGFVEEQGCVYCEHCYEEFFAPTCSRCQAKILGEVINALKQTWHIYCFLCACCQQPIRNNTFHLEDGEPFCEQDFYSLFGTGCHGCEFPIEAGDRFLEALGYTWHDTCFVCAVCCTSLEGHTFFSKKDKPLCKKHAHTLKI, from the exons ATGATCAAAGGACCTGCTGCAACCCAAg gtcacagtccacaggcTGGTATGATCACTCCGTCATTTGGTATGAAGGGTAACGGCAGCACCAGTGTCCCAAGGGGTCCTGTCCCAGCCCGACCTGTACCCCAGCCCCATCCTAAAGATGAGGATACTCTGGTCCAGATGGCAGAACACATTCCCGCTGGGACTCGTACACCCATGTGTGCCCATTGCAACATGGTCATTAG AGGGCCCTTTTTAGTGGCAATGGGGAAATCGTGGCATAAGGAGGAATTCAACTGTGCCCACTGCCACATGTCCCTAGCAGATATTGGTTTTGTGGAGGAACAGGGATGTGTCTACTGTGAACACTGCTATGAAGAGTTCTTTGCTCCAACCTGCAGCCGCTGCCAGGCCAAAATATTGGGG GAGGTGATAAATGCCCTCAAACAGACATGGCATATCTACTGCTTCCTGTGCGCTTGCTGTCAGCAGCCTATCAGAAACAACACCTTCCACCTGGAGGATGGAGAGCCATTTTGTGAACAAG ACTTCTATAGTCTATTTGGGACTGGCTGCCATGGCTGTGAGTTCCCCATCGAGGCTGGAGACAGGTTCCTGGAGGCACTTGGTTACACCTGGCATGACACCTGCTTTGTTTGTGCT gtGTGCTGCACTAGTCTGGAAGGCCATACCTTTTTCTCCAAGAAAGACAAACCTCTTTGCAAGAAACATGCTCATACACTGAAGATATAG